In a single window of the Novosphingobium sp. IK01 genome:
- a CDS encoding DUF885 domain-containing protein, with product MTKTIHMALAASALALAVPFSPVLAKAPAPAVAPAQDEDARLTAFLNAEFDAELAMRPQLATRLGLGQGIDRLDDISDAAQLKRLEWRRASVARMKAAFVRDRLSPEGRINYDIWALELDRAEQQYRFRAYQPPFYSFLYSIHASLPNFLISTHQVHDLAELRGYVARLGAMPGVLDTAIAQSRDSARQGVIPPRFQLERVIAGSQRLITGAPFDTGADSPLWADIQAKIAKAQAAGTISEGDGKTYAAQARTAILALAPAYRAVIAWAQDELPHAPSGVVGAGSLPGGAAWYETALRLNTTTDMTAQQIHALGLSEVTRIAAAEDALARKAGFADAAALRADIMAKDPPRPWTDELRAQRLARANAIVEANRKLLPGYFNALPAYGTQVVREPSFSEVAGGAAHAQFASPDGKRPGQVFLHMLGTKDVDAGVYSLMCHEGIPGHLLQGDIQVRQTGTPLFRKGYGYVAFNEGWALYAEALCSEMGAFPDAAADLKRLDYELFRAARLVVDTGLHAKGWSEDQAVAYLIDVAHYPSDDARSEVRRYITLPGQATGYKIGMLKIMALRAKAQAALGQKFDLRGFDDVVVSAGSVPLSVLEARVEAWIAAQR from the coding sequence ATGACAAAGACGATTCACATGGCGCTGGCCGCCAGTGCGCTTGCGCTGGCGGTGCCGTTTTCGCCTGTTCTGGCCAAGGCCCCGGCTCCTGCTGTTGCGCCGGCACAGGACGAGGACGCGCGTCTGACCGCCTTCCTCAACGCCGAATTCGACGCCGAGCTGGCGATGCGCCCGCAACTGGCGACCCGGCTGGGCCTCGGGCAGGGGATCGACCGTCTCGACGACATCAGCGACGCGGCCCAGCTCAAGCGGCTCGAATGGCGGCGGGCCAGCGTGGCGCGGATGAAGGCGGCTTTCGTGCGCGACCGCCTCTCGCCCGAGGGGCGCATCAATTATGACATCTGGGCCCTCGAACTCGACCGCGCCGAGCAGCAGTATCGCTTCCGCGCCTATCAGCCGCCGTTCTATTCGTTCCTCTATTCGATCCACGCCAGCCTGCCCAATTTCCTGATCAGCACGCATCAGGTCCACGATCTGGCCGAACTGCGCGGCTATGTCGCACGGCTGGGGGCGATGCCGGGCGTTCTGGATACGGCCATCGCGCAGAGCAGGGACTCTGCCCGGCAGGGCGTGATCCCGCCGCGCTTTCAGCTCGAACGGGTGATCGCGGGCAGCCAGCGCCTGATCACCGGCGCGCCCTTCGATACCGGCGCGGATTCGCCGCTCTGGGCCGACATTCAGGCCAAGATTGCCAAGGCGCAGGCTGCGGGCACGATTTCGGAAGGCGATGGCAAGACATATGCCGCGCAGGCGCGCACCGCGATCCTCGCGCTCGCCCCGGCCTATCGCGCGGTGATCGCCTGGGCACAGGACGAACTGCCCCATGCGCCTTCGGGCGTGGTTGGCGCGGGCTCGCTGCCGGGCGGGGCGGCCTGGTACGAGACGGCGCTGCGCCTCAACACCACGACCGACATGACCGCGCAGCAGATCCACGCGCTCGGCCTGTCCGAAGTGACCCGCATCGCCGCCGCCGAAGACGCGCTGGCCAGGAAGGCGGGCTTTGCCGATGCTGCCGCGCTGCGCGCCGATATCATGGCCAAGGACCCGCCGCGCCCATGGACCGATGAACTGCGCGCGCAGCGTCTGGCCAGGGCCAATGCCATCGTGGAGGCCAATCGCAAGCTTCTGCCCGGCTATTTCAACGCCTTGCCCGCCTATGGCACGCAAGTCGTGCGCGAGCCCTCGTTCAGCGAAGTGGCGGGCGGGGCGGCCCATGCCCAGTTCGCCAGCCCCGATGGCAAGCGTCCGGGGCAGGTCTTCCTGCACATGCTGGGCACCAAGGATGTCGACGCCGGGGTCTACAGCCTGATGTGCCACGAGGGCATCCCCGGCCACCTGCTGCAAGGCGACATCCAGGTCCGCCAGACCGGCACCCCGCTGTTCCGCAAGGGCTATGGCTATGTCGCCTTCAACGAGGGCTGGGCGCTCTATGCCGAGGCCTTGTGCAGCGAGATGGGGGCGTTCCCCGATGCGGCGGCCGATCTCAAGCGGCTCGACTACGAACTGTTCCGCGCCGCGCGGCTGGTGGTCGATACCGGCCTTCACGCCAAGGGCTGGTCGGAGGATCAGGCTGTTGCCTACCTGATCGACGTTGCCCACTATCCGTCCGACGATGCCCGCTCGGAAGTGCGCCGCTACATCACGCTGCCGGGGCAGGCGACCGGCTACAAGATCGGCATGCTCAAGATCATGGCCTTGCGCGCAAAGGCACAGGCCGCGCTGGGCCAGAAGTTCGACTTGCGCGGGTTCGACGACGTGGTGGTGAGCGCGGGCTCGGTGCCGCTGTCCGTGCTGGAAGCCCGCGTCGAGGCCTGGATCGCCGCGCAGCGATAA
- a CDS encoding glutathione peroxidase, with the protein MTAKTAHTIADFTARLPGGQEVSLADKLGKVVLVVNTASKCGYTPQYEGLEALWREMGPRGFEILAFPCNQFGGQEPGSAAEIESFCKVNFGLSFPLMDKIDVNGPQAAPLYEWLKSGARGILLTRSIKWNFTKFLVDRQGRVVRRYAPKAPPHMLQQDILALL; encoded by the coding sequence ATGACCGCCAAGACCGCGCACACGATTGCCGATTTCACCGCGCGCCTGCCCGGTGGCCAGGAAGTGAGCCTGGCCGACAAGCTGGGCAAAGTCGTGCTGGTGGTGAACACGGCCTCCAAGTGTGGCTATACCCCGCAATACGAAGGCCTTGAGGCGCTCTGGCGCGAGATGGGCCCGCGCGGGTTCGAGATTCTGGCGTTTCCGTGCAACCAGTTTGGCGGGCAGGAGCCCGGCAGCGCCGCCGAGATCGAAAGCTTCTGCAAGGTCAACTTCGGCCTGAGCTTTCCGCTCATGGACAAGATCGATGTCAACGGGCCCCAGGCCGCGCCGCTTTACGAGTGGCTCAAGTCGGGCGCGCGCGGGATCTTGCTGACCCGCTCGATCAAGTGGAACTTCACCAAGTTCCTCGTCGACCGGCAAGGGCGCGTGGTGCGCCGCTATGCCCCCAAGGCGCCCCCGCACATGCTTCAACAGGACATTCTCGCGCTGTTGTAA
- a CDS encoding ABC transporter ATP-binding protein, whose amino-acid sequence MNEPVVHLKNLRRSFEQGGVRIDVLRGVNLEIRPGEIVALLGPSGSGKSTMLQAVGLLEGGFEGVIEIAGTDAAALGADARTALRRDHLGFVYQFHHLLPDFNATENVILPQLVAGRREGEARARASELLTALGLGHRLDHRPSQLSGGEQQRVAVARALANRPALVLADEPTGNLDEATADRVLDEFLKLVRGEGSAALVATHNERLAFRMDRVMRLQDGVLV is encoded by the coding sequence ATGAATGAACCTGTCGTCCACCTGAAGAACCTTCGCCGCAGCTTCGAACAGGGCGGCGTGCGCATCGATGTCCTGCGCGGGGTCAATCTGGAAATCCGCCCCGGCGAGATCGTCGCGCTGCTCGGGCCCTCGGGCTCGGGCAAGTCGACGATGCTTCAGGCCGTGGGCCTGCTCGAAGGCGGCTTCGAGGGGGTGATCGAGATCGCGGGCACCGATGCGGCGGCGCTGGGGGCCGACGCGCGCACTGCGCTGCGCCGCGACCATCTGGGCTTCGTCTACCAGTTCCATCATCTCCTGCCCGATTTCAACGCGACCGAGAATGTCATTTTGCCCCAGCTCGTGGCCGGTCGCCGCGAGGGCGAGGCCCGCGCGCGGGCAAGCGAACTGCTCACCGCGCTCGGCCTTGGCCACCGCCTCGACCATCGCCCCAGCCAGCTTTCGGGGGGCGAGCAGCAGCGCGTGGCCGTGGCCCGCGCGCTGGCCAATCGCCCCGCGCTGGTGCTGGCGGACGAGCCGACCGGCAACCTCGACGAGGCGACCGCCGACCGCGTGCTCGACGAATTTCTCAAGCTCGTGCGCGGCGAGGGCAGTGCGGCGCTGGTGGCCACCCACAACGAACGTCTGGCATTTCGCATGGACCGGGTGATGCGTTTGCAGGACGGAGTGCTCGTATAA
- a CDS encoding lipoprotein-releasing ABC transporter permease subunit encodes MILSPFEWTIAKRYMLPGRGEAFIAMVAGISLVAVMLGVAALVIVMSVMNGFRAELLDKIVGLNGHAVVQAYGGRLDDWQDILARLEKTPGVTRASPLIEQPLLASFNGRVEAILVRGNTPTDINRLSDKLKSGSLSALQPGNDAVAIGSRLAESLGAQVGDTITIINPAGRSTPFGTVPRQVAYKVAAIFEIGVYDYDNAFVVMPIPDAQTLLLTGDSIGMIEVTTTDPDTVGQTLAPLKKALEGRAVITDWKTLNASLFEALAVERVAMFVVLSIIVLVAVFNILSSLIMLVRAKTRDIAILRTMGASRTSLLKIFMTIGFVIGAMGTAVGLVLGFVFLYFRQPIVHLVEILTGQNLWDPSIRFLTELPSRSDPVEITVIAVMALVLSFLATLYPAFKAASTDPVQVLRYE; translated from the coding sequence TTGATCCTCTCGCCATTCGAATGGACCATCGCCAAGCGTTACATGCTGCCGGGGCGGGGGGAGGCCTTTATCGCCATGGTCGCCGGGATCAGCCTCGTGGCGGTCATGCTGGGCGTGGCCGCGCTGGTCATCGTGATGAGCGTGATGAACGGCTTTCGCGCCGAACTGCTCGACAAGATCGTGGGGCTCAATGGCCATGCGGTGGTGCAGGCCTATGGCGGGCGGCTCGACGACTGGCAGGATATTCTCGCCCGTCTCGAAAAGACCCCCGGCGTCACCCGCGCCTCGCCCCTGATCGAGCAGCCCCTGCTCGCCAGCTTCAATGGCCGGGTCGAGGCGATCCTCGTGCGCGGCAATACCCCCACGGACATCAACCGCCTGTCCGACAAGCTCAAGAGCGGCTCCTTGTCCGCGCTGCAACCGGGCAACGATGCGGTCGCCATCGGCTCGCGGCTGGCCGAAAGCCTGGGCGCGCAAGTGGGCGACACGATCACCATCATCAATCCGGCGGGGCGGTCGACCCCGTTCGGTACCGTGCCGCGTCAGGTCGCCTACAAGGTCGCCGCGATCTTCGAGATCGGCGTCTACGACTATGACAATGCCTTCGTCGTCATGCCCATTCCCGATGCGCAGACCCTGCTGCTGACCGGGGATTCCATCGGCATGATCGAGGTGACGACGACCGACCCGGACACCGTGGGGCAGACGCTCGCCCCGCTGAAAAAGGCGCTGGAAGGCCGCGCGGTGATCACCGACTGGAAGACCCTCAATGCCAGCCTGTTCGAGGCCCTCGCGGTCGAGCGGGTGGCGATGTTCGTGGTGCTTTCGATCATCGTGCTGGTGGCCGTGTTCAACATCCTCTCCTCGCTGATCATGCTCGTGCGCGCCAAGACGCGCGACATCGCGATCCTGCGCACGATGGGCGCCTCGCGAACCAGCCTGCTCAAGATCTTCATGACCATCGGCTTCGTGATCGGCGCGATGGGGACGGCTGTGGGCCTCGTGCTGGGCTTCGTCTTCCTCTATTTCCGCCAGCCGATCGTCCATCTGGTCGAGATCCTGACCGGGCAGAACCTGTGGGACCCCTCGATCCGCTTCCTTACCGAACTGCCCAGCCGCAGCGATCCGGTCGAAATCACCGTGATCGCGGTCATGGCGCTGGTCCTCAGCTTCCTGGCCACGCTCTATCCCGCCTTCAAGGCGGCAAGCACCGATCCGGTGCAGGTGCTCCGTTATGAATGA